The nucleotide sequence GCCATCCTCTTTCTGTGGTATTGTGACAAGACGATGTTCCACAGTCAAATTTCTTGGATATTCTTCACTTACACCACTTCTCAACATATTAGTCACCTTTCCATTCACTAAATTTTTAAGATCCATGAACAACGAACTTAAACCCGTATCTGAAATCACGATGGGCATTTTCAATTCAATGATAATAGATTgtaaaaagaaacattaaatataagATTCAATAATGTTGAAAATGCCATCGTGTTTTCATAGAAACCAATGCAAAAGAAAAAAGTGCCTTAtgaaaactaataaaatgaTTGCATTTTCAACACAATCtctgtcttattttatttcatgaaaCACAACCGCTGTACACAGGATTAAGTAAATTAAGTAGACACAGTCTAAATTACAAGTCCAGTTCAGTGAAACTGCTGCTAACATTTCTTTTAACTCTCAACGTAGAATTACGTTAAATCCATATTTTAATTTCTGCCAACAAATTCtgttaattttagatttttatgaagtttatactaactaaaaacaaaatctttgaaaaatgaaaattactcAAGATATAAGCTTTAGGCTAATTAATTAACTTAACCAAAAGTTTTAGAGCCTGGATAGTAATAATATTCGGGACACAAGATTTGGTCCAAATATACCTACTACTAGTAAGCTAGTATGCTACTCACTGATATCACTTTATACAGATTTATAGTATATCTATTTTTAGGGTAGTAGTTATATAAGAAAACTAATACAATTGTATTATATGAAGAAATGCCTATGGAATACCAGTCTAAACTATAGCCAACTGtttattttttcatgtttttaCTTTCGTTATAGCCAACAAATAGGCTTTAAATCATGGTCTGTTCTAGCTTGTAACTTTGAAAAACTAACCCCACATATCCTAGGAATAGGTAAGAATGGGTCAACCATTTAGGTTTATTTGAAAACTACTTACTGTCTTGTGGTGATGGATAGTCTATTGGCACCGTATCTTTAGACATATCTCTGGCAACATCATAATTTTTTGGAGTTGTACAAGCTGCTGGATCAGTCACAACTATGTCTCCATCGTCACATTCAGTTTTCAATTCTAACCTATGTTCAGGTGAAAGTTGTTccttaattttttcatttatctCATTATTATTCTTCTGAACATGAGTATTATAAGAAGTTGTGATATCAACTGGATTTtcatcataaatattttttattttatcaaaattgttACTATGTAACGCTGTAtggttatgtttattgtaagttttctcttttatttttggCCTCTTTTCAGAGTTAGCAAcgtcaaaataattattttgtaggtAATCTTCAGATTTCCTTTTCAAGTTACTTAGTCTTTGCAATTTTTCTATAAACTGTCTTTGTTTGAGCAGAATAAGTTCACTGTTAGTTGTTTCATCAGAATGATCATAGTTTTCTGTATTGTGTGAGTCAGTTTCTAGAATATTTTGAGCCTCCAATGTTTGTTTGGATAAATTTTGTTCCTTTTCAATCTCTTCTTCTTCAGTCTAAAATAAAGATATCGAAAAATTATAGGGAAAACCAATTACTTCTTACAGATTGTACACATggaatatttattgaaatgatTTAAGGTCTGTTTGTGGAAAATCATTTAAGGTGCTATAATAGTTAATATTTGTCAAAAAAATGTTTCTCCAATGTAACTCAATAGATTGATTGTTCGTTTTATCATTCCAGTTCAAGGTATCCTTGATTTTATGTTTAGAATTCCTATATTTAAACGcagtaagaataaataaataattaaattgttatttcttatatgtgtggatgagctcaggGCCCACTTGGTATATGCCACCActcacctagagatataagttctaaggtctcagaatagttacaacggctgccccacctttcaaaccgaaacgcattactgcttcacggcaaaaatgtgcagggtggtggtacctacctgtgtggactcacaagatgccctaccaccagtaactagaTGGTTATTAATTGCCATTGCTATATTAATACACATTGGTGTTTACCATTACCCTAAACACTGATCATAGAACTTTTTTCACCAGTATTGAACAACAGAATGCCATTGACCACAATATCCATTATTTTTGAAACCATTCTAATGCACCTTACTTAATTGCCTAAGTAGCTGAACAAGCTGTGAGCCACACAGTGGTCACTAGTGTTCAGATTTTTAGTATCTAAGAAAAATAGATGAGATggaatcaatgtttttttttttttaattctgattTAACTATACCTCTTTGTTTGTTAATCCTTTGATCTGCAAAACCTCTGCTGTACCTATAAAACTAGTGAGATCTTCTCTTTTTACGCTAACTTCACCATGGTACATAAATTGTAGTAAATCTCTCATTGCTTTGTGAGTGACATCTCTTAAAAcaactaaaaagaaaatataatatacaaaaattataCGAACattagaatgttttaaaattacaagttGTGTTTTTTGGGCTAAAATGTTTAGGTTTTTAATGTCTCCAGAAATACTGAAAGCTATTTTATTAGCTGTATGAatcatttttgtattttctggtttttttgtttagaaaaaTACTCACTTATTGGATGTTGACACGGATTCATTAGGAACATTTTCTTGAAATACGGCGAACATATTGATAATATCACTTTATGGGCTTGTAGTAAATGCCCTTCAACTGCTATTGTAACATCGACGAACTCGCTGTTGCCCAATAAGCCGGCGAATCCCTTCGTTAAGTTTCCGTGAAAATTGTTCCAAGACAATGAGAACTGTTGGTCCATGTCTGACGCTTGTTACATTGCGCCTTGAAAACAAAGATGAATGACGATATAATCATGCGTTTATTGTTATAGTTACAATTGAACTAAATCAAATAATTATCTTCTTACGGTACAAAACCCGCAAGTtgacaaaattgtaatttaataaataaatatgacagcTGGTGCGGACTGCGCGTCGCTTAGCAGTGCTGCCGGTAGTCAAACAAGAAAAAGTACTAAACTTAAAAAATGTATAGCTCAAAATAGCTGTGGTGCTGTAATGTCCCATTAATAAACAATTGTTTCTCAAATACGAATAATGGGACTgattagtaaatataaaaatcgcTTTTCAATCATGCTTACAAGTGCAGAAgagtattaatatataagtagTTACATTTCGAGCTCAAAGACCATTTTTtgaatataaactaaaaactaaCCTGGTCTGGTAGTATTCGGATGGTATTGTACAATAGTAATTTACAGTACCTACATTTAGAAATGAGATGTAAAGGACCTAAAATGAAATGGATACGGAGAAAATGAGGATTATCGCAAAATTACTCGAAAGTCATCGTAAATAGTAAAATATTCTAAACTATTAAATTTCTCGAAATCAGATTAAATTCTAGCTCTGGTAACTTTTATCCGTTTCTTCCATTGATAATTCGACCTTGTAGCTCATCATTGTGATTTTAGTAAATAACAAATAACAGAAatcgttgtggcctaacggataagaagtccgatgcattcgtatctagcgatgcgtcggggttcgaatcccgcaggcgggtaccaatttttctaatgaaatacgtacttaacaaatgttcacgatttacttccacggtgaaggaataacatcgtgtaataaaaatcaaacccgcaaaattataatttgcgtaatcacttgtggtaggacctcttgtgagtccgcacgggtaggtatttctgccgtgaagcagtaatgcgtttcggtttaaagggtggggcagccgttgtaactatactgagaccttagaacttattactcagggtgtgtggcgcatttacgttgtagatgtctatgggttcaagtaaccacttaacaccaggtgagatgtgagcttgtccaaacatctaggcaataaaaaaaataaaaaaaagtggtttGCAATTCCAAACTGTTGATTCAATTGACGCCAATTCAGCGAAgcgctactcttgctagggccagtgttagcaattctttcaggttaagcccgtgagctcacctaccagtccagGCTTTTTCAATTATTCATGTTACAGGCTTCTTCTCCAGTAGTGTAATAGCGATCAGAGACAGAAGCCCTATAAATCCCACAATATGAAGTCACTGACTTTGAGTCAAACTGACCGCTATCCTAACCTTGAAATTACAACTTACAATTAGGTACTGTGCTGCAGAAACAAGAAAGTGGTTGTTAACCATGCGGGCTTGTAACATGATCTATCCTAATTCCTACCATCTGTGTGAATAACGCTTAAATTATTTCATGATCTAGTGTGAAATCTATTTGCTTTTAGTGCAATATAACGATATACTATAATAGTAACAGCAAAGTCACGCATCAGATAGGATTGTATCACTATATAACGGAATTTATTTTGTGGTAAAAAACAAAAGTCGACTTCTTTATTAAGAAttagattatttaatttaactttaaacaccttatcatttatgtatataaattgtatatttcAACATTGTTCAACTGTACAAAATATCCTAAAAAGTGTGTTCAAGGAAtcttcattaaattaaatattaccatttttatataggtatagatgTGTGAGCAAACTCGACTCATTCTGTTTCATACGTACATAGTGAGTACAATTTAGTAGGCCGTTAGCTTGCTTGTTCCTCCATCTACGCTgtgaataattaaaaaccacTTTGAGACCTGAGATCGAAATTGCAATTGTATTACATAACGGCGGTTCAGAACCGGAATGcacgactgcttcgcggcagaaatacctGCTCGTATACTTACTATACGCCCAATAAATACCTGATACCAGTAAATACGTCAATTTACAAATGAAGCGggctttattttattgcttgacattattccttcatcgtggaagtcgtcgGCGAAAACGTCTAAtttgcataatattaatatagaacaattatTGTCTCTTGCACTCTTTACAGGCTTACTCGATGTATGTCTTACGCTTTGGTCTCTGtagcaatggcggatccagggggggggtcatgggggtcatgaccaccccctgagctggttccaggacttaggtgaaccactaattgaatataatgacttaatttatatattttgtcaccatacagattttatgtaactacataccttcaatatttaattaatttaatataatataataactttgtataatggcaaacgtttgggaacgaacgcatctaaatttgactatgtgaccccctcctggcgccaaagctggatccgcccttgctctGTAGAATAAATTTCGCGTTCAAGCTTTTGTTGTGCTTGTTTATGCTAGGTAGTTCATGGCTTTGGCATCACGAGGAGAGGATCACGAGATGTAGTTTTCtggttttgtttattaatagaGAGAGACAACCAGTActattattcaataaataaattttatatacatactttaACGAGTGTCTTCTCATCTTCATCACGGTTTTCGATTCAGAGTTTAGACGCCTGTGACGCCGCTTCGTTGAGATTCAATAAATTCTCTTTGAAGGCGTAGGAATTCCAAAGATGGTTCactaataacataattttaaatttggaactCATAGAACCAATTCAAATTCCCGCTTCTGTACGTGCAATACGCAACGTTatctaaaagtaattaaaatcaaactcaAATAAATCTAAGATTCGTTTATTTTTTTCGCTATCAAATACCATATTCGAACTTTCAATTAACACTGTGAAGTTATTGACGTCGTATTTCGTCGGCAAAAAACCACTGGAAAATAATTTTGGCCACTTGGAGCATCAATCAGGTGAggcatgatttttattatagtattcTTTGATTTAAGCCAAAAAGTATCAAAAAGTACCACCACATTGCTTTTAACTATTTTCTAACTTTTTTTTGAACTATATACCACCGCCGAGTGGGCGAAAATttttgattgatattttttcttgtaaGGGTGAGCGAAAACAACTGTGACAAATTTTTTGTATGAATAGctactaaataattataaaaaaggtGGAAAAACAAAGGAAAACCAGGAGACGATGTTGTCGAAGTGTATTGTCTGTcaatgtttttgaagtgaaaacttctttagaatcgttgtgatttcaaaccggatgcaacggaaaaaacgacaggtaggagacacaaatacaaaaatgtgtaggatgaagccagcaaagaatgagacagaaatatacatactatttatttaatacagcgccatctgtgagattttttaatactaacgtgtgtatgaaagctcttgtagtgaattttaatttaggattatacgtgaaattaaaatatcaattcacagagggcgctaccttacaattatttactaatgacaaaattttacatatacttgagacgtttaggataattgtattttaattttggaaggtttcacttctaccacgtgtgaattgcacacatgttttctttttttttataataacatagttctgtattattaatttataggtatatatattttcgGCATTGAACTATGAGCCACTTGATAT is from Bombyx mori chromosome 6, ASM3026992v2 and encodes:
- the LOC101735938 gene encoding zinc finger and BTB domain-containing protein 11 isoform X2, with product MDQQFSLSWNNFHGNLTKGFAGLLGNSEFVDVTIAVEGHLLQAHKVILSICSPYFKKMFLMNPCQHPIIVLRDVTHKAMRDLLQFMYHGEVSVKREDLTSFIGTAEVLQIKGLTNKETEEEEIEKEQNLSKQTLEAQNILETDSHNTENYDHSDETTNSELILLKQRQFIEKLQRLSNLKRKSEDYLQNNYFDVANSEKRPKIKEKTYNKHNHTALHSNNFDKIKNIYDENPVDITTSYNTHVQKNNNEINEKIKEQLSPEHRLELKTECDDGDIVVTDPAACTTPKNYDVARDMSKDTVPIDYPSPQDSALSLVVNGSSENQLLPVRYKYIYSRKGHKQLVHMNFVYTKHSTTHGKTSWRCVQYFSLNRCPATVETIDSMIYAVNHQHNHEDCIEKLSRNNVYEMNVSPKQE
- the LOC101735938 gene encoding zinc finger and BTB domain-containing protein 11 isoform X1 → MDQQFSLSWNNFHGNLTKGFAGLLGNSEFVDVTIAVEGHLLQAHKVILSICSPYFKKMFLMNPCQHPIIVLRDVTHKAMRDLLQFMYHGEVSVKREDLTSFIGTAEVLQIKGLTNKETEEEEIEKEQNLSKQTLEAQNILETDSHNTENYDHSDETTNSELILLKQRQFIEKLQRLSNLKRKSEDYLQNNYFDVANSEKRPKIKEKTYNKHNHTALHSNNFDKIKNIYDENPVDITTSYNTHVQKNNNEINEKIKEQLSPEHRLELKTECDDGDIVVTDPAACTTPKNYDVARDMSKDTVPIDYPSPQDNTGLSSLFMDLKNLVNGKVTNMLRSGVSEEYPRNLTVEHRLVTIPQKEDGKKKYPQRSCRLCWKIGKRRDTRFMCGACELPFCKSPCFEIHFNDVLKVSQLQGDYYAT